The following are from one region of the Corylus avellana chromosome ca1, CavTom2PMs-1.0 genome:
- the LOC132190402 gene encoding probable aspartyl aminopeptidase isoform X1 — translation MAAITRLHLLYHSSPTTLKPSLLLTKCPHSLSHSFNTNLRRKFSATPLCSSSASTHQSSSSADGSRGSIVGDLLDYLNESWTHFHATAEAKRQLIVAGFHLLNENDEWDLKPGGRYFFTRNMSCLVAFAIGEKYAVGNGFHVIAAHTDSPCLKLKPKSASSKSGYQMVNVQTYGSGLWHTWFDRDLSVAGRVIVRGSDGSFMHKLVKVKRPLLRIPTLAIHLDRTVNKDGFKPNLETHLIPLLSTKIEETLESKEKSTASSLKPAHHPLLMQALSDELNCGIDDIVSVELSVCDTQPSCLGGGNDEFIFSGRLDNLASSYCALRALIDSCKLSSDLSSEHAIRMIALFDNEEVGSDSVQGAGAPTMFQAMRRIVSCLVNEYVGEGAFERAIRHSFLVSADMAHGVHPNFMDKHEEHHRPEMQKGLVIKHNANQRYATSSVTAFLFKEVGKIHNLPTQEFVVRNDMGCGSTIGPILASGVGIRTVDCGIAQLSMHSAREICGKEDVDIAYKHFKAFYQTFSSIDRKLKVDF, via the exons ATGGCGGCGATAACTCGGCTGCACCTCCTCTACCACTCTTCTCCGACGACTCTCAAGCCCTCCTTACTCCTAACAAAATGCCCTCACTCTCTCTCCCACTCCTTCAACACCAATCTCCGCCGCAAATTCTCCGCTACTCCTCTCTGCTCCAGCTCAGCTTCAACCCACCAG AGTTCGTCTTCGGCGGATGGATCGAGAGGGTCTATAGTGGGGGATCTTCTGGACTATCTCAATGAGTCCTGGACTCACTTTCATGCTACGG CCGAAGCAAAACGACAACTAATTGTTGCTGGTTTTCATTTGTTAAATGAGAATGATGAATGGGACCTAAAGCCTGGTGGACGATATTTCTTTACACGAAATATGTCTTGCTTAGTCGCTTTTGCCATTGGAGAAAA GTACGCTGTTGGTAATGGTTTTCATGTCATTGCTGCGCACACAGACAGCCCGTGTCTAAAACTAAAACCAAAATCTGCATCGTCAAAGTCTGGTTATCAAATGGTCAATGTGCAGACCTATGGTAGTGGTTTATGGCATACTTGGTTTGATAGAGACTTAAGTGTTGCAGGAAGGGTGATAGTGAGAGGTAGTGACGGTTCTTTCATGCACAAGCTTGTCAAAGTAAAGAGGCCTCTGTTAAGGATACCAACACTAGCCATTCATCTTGACCG cACAGTGAATAAGGATGGATTTAAACCAAATCTGGAGACTCATCTGATTCCATTACTTTCAACAAAAATAGAGGAAACTTTGGAGTCAAAAGAGAAAAGTACAGCATCTTCTTTAAAACCTGCTCATCATCCACTGCTTATGCAG GCTTTGTCGGATGAGTTGAACTGTGGCATTGATGACATAGTGAGTGTTGAGTTAAGTGTTTGTGATACCCAGCCTAGCTGCCTTGGAGGTGGAAACGATGAATTTATTTTCTCTGGAAGATTGGACAACCTTGCTTCAAGTTATTGTGCATTACGGGCTCTTATTGATTCATGTAAATTATCCAGTGATTTATCAAGTGAACATGCAATTCGGATGATTGCTTTATTTGATAACGAAGAG GTGGGTTCAGATTCAGTTCAGGGAGCTGGTGCACCAACCATGTTTCAGGCTATGAGACGCATCGTTAGTTGCTTAGTTAATGAGTATGTTGGTGAAGGTGCTTTCGAGCGTGCAATTCGCCACTCATTTCTTG TGTCTGCAGACATGGCTCATGGAGTTCATCCAAATTTCATGGATAAGCATGAAGAACACCATCGACCAGAAATGCAAAAGGGACTTGTAATCAAGCACAATGCAAACCAGCGCTATGCTACTAGTAGTGTCACAGCTTTCCTATTCAAAGAAGTTGGCAAAATCCATAACCTTCCAACTCAG GAATTTGTGGTGAGAAACGATATGGGATGTGGTTCCACCATAGGTCCAATTCTTGCATCAGGAGTTGGCATCCGTACTGTTGATTGTGGCATTGCTCAACTTTCGATGCACAG
- the LOC132187169 gene encoding conserved oligomeric Golgi complex subunit 6 isoform X1, translating to MGSSTVGLAPGLSRKLKKVLECRTDSPDLVSSLNTLSTFYSENAPRSRRNLKSSIETRALQINLEFLQASNGAQQALDRVEDEVNALSDCCDRIAKALNSCSASTGDIISTTERLKQELEITTQRQEIVSCFLRDYQLSNDEINALRDEDLNENFFKALSHVQEIHANCKMLLRTHHQRAGLELMDLMAVYQEGAYERLCRWVQAECRKLGDTDNPEVGELLKTAVCCLRERPVLFKYCAEEVANMRHNALFRRFISALTRGGPGGLPRPIEVHAHDPLRYVGDMLGWLHQALASERELVLVLLDPDAVVDTGSTANRFLKSPAGDSGKLESDLMFVLDRIFEGVCRPFKVRVEQVLQSQPSLIISYKLSNTLEFYSYTISDLLGRETALCNTLWALKDAAQKTFFDILKTRGEKLLRYPSLVAVDLSPPPAVREGVSVLLEIIETHNSMMVPASGNFDPVISALLDPIIQLCEQAAEAHKSKGGSYSSRRSRMSSDLGQISKSSVDAILSNNSSSSSSQNNETPSKIFLINCLCAIQQPLCGHEVAAEYVKNLGVMIDNHLHVLVEKEVDAILRRCGLSQKMHHFHSSLNKEAGNAVIGGPLADLEDTSPSFLSECLKTFFGLILGSESSLPEFEQMQVPKLRSEACIQVARSLAEAYELIYKAIMDPENGYPDPKSLARHPPDQIRTILGI from the exons atgggGTCGTCGACGGTGGGGTTGGCGCCGGGGCTTTCTCGGAAGCTGAAGAAGGTGCTGGAGTGTCGGACGGACTCTCCGGATCTGGTGTCGTCCCTGAATACTCTGTCGACTTTCTACTCGGAGAACGCCCCTCGGTCTCGGCGCAACCTCAAGTCTTCCATTGAGACCCGCGCCCTCCAAATCAACCTCGAGTTCCTCCAGGCCTCCAATGGCGCCCAGCAGGCCCTCGATCGCGTTGAGGACGAGGTTAATGCTCTCTCCGATTGTTGCGACAG GATTGCAAAGGCGTTGAACAGTTGCAGCGCCAGCACGGGAGACATCATCAGTACCACCGAGAGGCTCAAACAAGAACTTGAAATTACTACTCAAAGACAAGAGATCGTTTCATGCTTCCTTCGTGATTATCAGCTCTCGAACGACGAG ATAAATGCACTGAGAGATGAAGATCTCAATGAAAACTTTTTCAAGGCACTTTCTCATGTTCAAGAAATTCATGCCAACTGCAAGATGCTGCTGAGGACACACCACCAG CGGGCAGGCTTGGAGCTCATGGATCTGATGGCTGTATACCAAGAAGGAGCCTATGAGCGCTTGTGCAG GTGGGTTCAGGCAGAGTGTAGAAAATTAGGTGACACTGATAATCCTGAAGTTGGTGAGCTTTTGAAAACAGCAGTTTGCTGCCTCAGGGAACGGCCCGTCCTTTTCAAGTACTGTGCAGAAGAG GTGGCAAATATGAGGCATAATGCATTGTTTAGAAGGTTTATAAGTGCCCTTACACGTGGAGGGCCTGGTGGACTGCCTCGGCCAATTGAAGTACATGCTCATGATCCCTTACGATATGTGGGGGACATGCTTGGGTGGCTACATCAG GCCTTAGCATCTGAACGAGAACTTGTTCTTGTATTACTGGATCCAGATGCTGTGGTAGATACTGGATCAACTGCAAACCGATTTTTAAAGAGCCCAGCTGGTGATTCTGGGAAGCTTGAGTCTGACTTGATGTTTGTTCTAGATAGAATTTTTGAAGGAGTTTGTCGGCCGTTTAAAGTGAGAGTTGAACAAGTTTTACAGTCTCAACCTAGTCTtataatttcatataaactCAGCAATACCCTGGAGTTCTACAGTTACACA ATATCAGATTTACTTGGGAGAGAAACAGCTCTCTGTAATACACTTTGGGCGCTCAAGGATGCAGctcagaaaacatttttcgataTTCTGAAAACTCGAGGAGAAAAGCTTTTACGGTATCCTTCCCTTGTTGCAGTTGATCTTTCCCCTCCACCAGCAGTAAGAGAAGGAGTTTCCGTGCTTCTTGAAATAATTGAGACCCACAACAGCATGATGGTTCCTGCTTCAGGGAATTTTGATCCAGTGATATCTGCTTTACTTGATCCTATTATTCAG TTGTGTGAGCAAGCAGCAGAGGCACACAAATCCAAGGGGGGCAGTTACTCATCAAGAAGAAGTAGAATGAGCTCTGACTTAGGTCAAATAAGTAAATCATCAGTTGATGCTATCTTGTCGAACAACAgctcttcttcatcttcccaG AATAACGAAACTCCTTCCAAGATCTTCCTAATCAACTGCTTGTGTGCCATCCAACAACCATTATGTGGACATGAGGTTGCAGCTGAATATGTGAAGAACCTGGGGGTGATGATAGATAATCACTTGCATGTGCTTGTGGAAAAAGAAGTTGATGCCATCTTAAGAAGATGCGGCTTGTCACAAAAGATGCATCACTTCCACAGTTCACTCAACAAGGAGGCTGGCAATGCGGTTATTGGGGGCCCATTAGCAGACTTAGAGGACACATCTCCTTCCTTTCTTTCAGAGTGCTTGAAGACTTTCTTTGGGCTTATTTTGGGAAGTGAGAGTTCTCTGCCAGAATTTGAGCAGATGCAGGTTCCTAAGCTACGCTCGGAAGCTTGTATCCAGGTGGCTAGATCATTGGCTGAAGCTTATGAGCTTATATACAAGGCAATCATGGATCCTGAGAATGGCTACCCAGACCCTAAGTCACTGGCGAGGCATCCTCCAGATCAGATAAGAACCATTTTAGGAATATGA
- the LOC132190402 gene encoding probable aspartyl aminopeptidase isoform X2, whose amino-acid sequence MGPKAWWTIFLYTKYVLLSRFCHWRKLCRYAVGNGFHVIAAHTDSPCLKLKPKSASSKSGYQMVNVQTYGSGLWHTWFDRDLSVAGRVIVRGSDGSFMHKLVKVKRPLLRIPTLAIHLDRTVNKDGFKPNLETHLIPLLSTKIEETLESKEKSTASSLKPAHHPLLMQALSDELNCGIDDIVSVELSVCDTQPSCLGGGNDEFIFSGRLDNLASSYCALRALIDSCKLSSDLSSEHAIRMIALFDNEEVGSDSVQGAGAPTMFQAMRRIVSCLVNEYVGEGAFERAIRHSFLVSADMAHGVHPNFMDKHEEHHRPEMQKGLVIKHNANQRYATSSVTAFLFKEVGKIHNLPTQEFVVRNDMGCGSTIGPILASGVGIRTVDCGIAQLSMHSAREICGKEDVDIAYKHFKAFYQTFSSIDRKLKVDF is encoded by the exons ATGGGACCTAAAGCCTGGTGGACGATATTTCTTTACACGAAATATGTCTTGCTTAGTCGCTTTTGCCATTGGAGAAAA TTATGTAGGTACGCTGTTGGTAATGGTTTTCATGTCATTGCTGCGCACACAGACAGCCCGTGTCTAAAACTAAAACCAAAATCTGCATCGTCAAAGTCTGGTTATCAAATGGTCAATGTGCAGACCTATGGTAGTGGTTTATGGCATACTTGGTTTGATAGAGACTTAAGTGTTGCAGGAAGGGTGATAGTGAGAGGTAGTGACGGTTCTTTCATGCACAAGCTTGTCAAAGTAAAGAGGCCTCTGTTAAGGATACCAACACTAGCCATTCATCTTGACCG cACAGTGAATAAGGATGGATTTAAACCAAATCTGGAGACTCATCTGATTCCATTACTTTCAACAAAAATAGAGGAAACTTTGGAGTCAAAAGAGAAAAGTACAGCATCTTCTTTAAAACCTGCTCATCATCCACTGCTTATGCAG GCTTTGTCGGATGAGTTGAACTGTGGCATTGATGACATAGTGAGTGTTGAGTTAAGTGTTTGTGATACCCAGCCTAGCTGCCTTGGAGGTGGAAACGATGAATTTATTTTCTCTGGAAGATTGGACAACCTTGCTTCAAGTTATTGTGCATTACGGGCTCTTATTGATTCATGTAAATTATCCAGTGATTTATCAAGTGAACATGCAATTCGGATGATTGCTTTATTTGATAACGAAGAG GTGGGTTCAGATTCAGTTCAGGGAGCTGGTGCACCAACCATGTTTCAGGCTATGAGACGCATCGTTAGTTGCTTAGTTAATGAGTATGTTGGTGAAGGTGCTTTCGAGCGTGCAATTCGCCACTCATTTCTTG TGTCTGCAGACATGGCTCATGGAGTTCATCCAAATTTCATGGATAAGCATGAAGAACACCATCGACCAGAAATGCAAAAGGGACTTGTAATCAAGCACAATGCAAACCAGCGCTATGCTACTAGTAGTGTCACAGCTTTCCTATTCAAAGAAGTTGGCAAAATCCATAACCTTCCAACTCAG GAATTTGTGGTGAGAAACGATATGGGATGTGGTTCCACCATAGGTCCAATTCTTGCATCAGGAGTTGGCATCCGTACTGTTGATTGTGGCATTGCTCAACTTTCGATGCACAG
- the LOC132187169 gene encoding conserved oligomeric Golgi complex subunit 6 isoform X2 yields MGSSTVGLAPGLSRKLKKVLECRTDSPDLVSSLNTLSTFYSENAPRSRRNLKSSIETRALQINLEFLQASNGAQQALDRVEDEVNALSDCCDSCSASTGDIISTTERLKQELEITTQRQEIVSCFLRDYQLSNDEINALRDEDLNENFFKALSHVQEIHANCKMLLRTHHQRAGLELMDLMAVYQEGAYERLCRWVQAECRKLGDTDNPEVGELLKTAVCCLRERPVLFKYCAEEVANMRHNALFRRFISALTRGGPGGLPRPIEVHAHDPLRYVGDMLGWLHQALASERELVLVLLDPDAVVDTGSTANRFLKSPAGDSGKLESDLMFVLDRIFEGVCRPFKVRVEQVLQSQPSLIISYKLSNTLEFYSYTISDLLGRETALCNTLWALKDAAQKTFFDILKTRGEKLLRYPSLVAVDLSPPPAVREGVSVLLEIIETHNSMMVPASGNFDPVISALLDPIIQLCEQAAEAHKSKGGSYSSRRSRMSSDLGQISKSSVDAILSNNSSSSSSQNNETPSKIFLINCLCAIQQPLCGHEVAAEYVKNLGVMIDNHLHVLVEKEVDAILRRCGLSQKMHHFHSSLNKEAGNAVIGGPLADLEDTSPSFLSECLKTFFGLILGSESSLPEFEQMQVPKLRSEACIQVARSLAEAYELIYKAIMDPENGYPDPKSLARHPPDQIRTILGI; encoded by the exons atgggGTCGTCGACGGTGGGGTTGGCGCCGGGGCTTTCTCGGAAGCTGAAGAAGGTGCTGGAGTGTCGGACGGACTCTCCGGATCTGGTGTCGTCCCTGAATACTCTGTCGACTTTCTACTCGGAGAACGCCCCTCGGTCTCGGCGCAACCTCAAGTCTTCCATTGAGACCCGCGCCCTCCAAATCAACCTCGAGTTCCTCCAGGCCTCCAATGGCGCCCAGCAGGCCCTCGATCGCGTTGAGGACGAGGTTAATGCTCTCTCCGATTGTTGCGACAG TTGCAGCGCCAGCACGGGAGACATCATCAGTACCACCGAGAGGCTCAAACAAGAACTTGAAATTACTACTCAAAGACAAGAGATCGTTTCATGCTTCCTTCGTGATTATCAGCTCTCGAACGACGAG ATAAATGCACTGAGAGATGAAGATCTCAATGAAAACTTTTTCAAGGCACTTTCTCATGTTCAAGAAATTCATGCCAACTGCAAGATGCTGCTGAGGACACACCACCAG CGGGCAGGCTTGGAGCTCATGGATCTGATGGCTGTATACCAAGAAGGAGCCTATGAGCGCTTGTGCAG GTGGGTTCAGGCAGAGTGTAGAAAATTAGGTGACACTGATAATCCTGAAGTTGGTGAGCTTTTGAAAACAGCAGTTTGCTGCCTCAGGGAACGGCCCGTCCTTTTCAAGTACTGTGCAGAAGAG GTGGCAAATATGAGGCATAATGCATTGTTTAGAAGGTTTATAAGTGCCCTTACACGTGGAGGGCCTGGTGGACTGCCTCGGCCAATTGAAGTACATGCTCATGATCCCTTACGATATGTGGGGGACATGCTTGGGTGGCTACATCAG GCCTTAGCATCTGAACGAGAACTTGTTCTTGTATTACTGGATCCAGATGCTGTGGTAGATACTGGATCAACTGCAAACCGATTTTTAAAGAGCCCAGCTGGTGATTCTGGGAAGCTTGAGTCTGACTTGATGTTTGTTCTAGATAGAATTTTTGAAGGAGTTTGTCGGCCGTTTAAAGTGAGAGTTGAACAAGTTTTACAGTCTCAACCTAGTCTtataatttcatataaactCAGCAATACCCTGGAGTTCTACAGTTACACA ATATCAGATTTACTTGGGAGAGAAACAGCTCTCTGTAATACACTTTGGGCGCTCAAGGATGCAGctcagaaaacatttttcgataTTCTGAAAACTCGAGGAGAAAAGCTTTTACGGTATCCTTCCCTTGTTGCAGTTGATCTTTCCCCTCCACCAGCAGTAAGAGAAGGAGTTTCCGTGCTTCTTGAAATAATTGAGACCCACAACAGCATGATGGTTCCTGCTTCAGGGAATTTTGATCCAGTGATATCTGCTTTACTTGATCCTATTATTCAG TTGTGTGAGCAAGCAGCAGAGGCACACAAATCCAAGGGGGGCAGTTACTCATCAAGAAGAAGTAGAATGAGCTCTGACTTAGGTCAAATAAGTAAATCATCAGTTGATGCTATCTTGTCGAACAACAgctcttcttcatcttcccaG AATAACGAAACTCCTTCCAAGATCTTCCTAATCAACTGCTTGTGTGCCATCCAACAACCATTATGTGGACATGAGGTTGCAGCTGAATATGTGAAGAACCTGGGGGTGATGATAGATAATCACTTGCATGTGCTTGTGGAAAAAGAAGTTGATGCCATCTTAAGAAGATGCGGCTTGTCACAAAAGATGCATCACTTCCACAGTTCACTCAACAAGGAGGCTGGCAATGCGGTTATTGGGGGCCCATTAGCAGACTTAGAGGACACATCTCCTTCCTTTCTTTCAGAGTGCTTGAAGACTTTCTTTGGGCTTATTTTGGGAAGTGAGAGTTCTCTGCCAGAATTTGAGCAGATGCAGGTTCCTAAGCTACGCTCGGAAGCTTGTATCCAGGTGGCTAGATCATTGGCTGAAGCTTATGAGCTTATATACAAGGCAATCATGGATCCTGAGAATGGCTACCCAGACCCTAAGTCACTGGCGAGGCATCCTCCAGATCAGATAAGAACCATTTTAGGAATATGA